A genomic region of Fundulus heteroclitus isolate FHET01 unplaced genomic scaffold, MU-UCD_Fhet_4.1 scaffold_71, whole genome shotgun sequence contains the following coding sequences:
- the LOC118561758 gene encoding Fc receptor-like protein 5, with amino-acid sequence FNLPSRSQFFEGDSVSLSCEEDNSSAGWTVRRNTTRGTRTQCGDGWGKPAGSTCTISSLYKHDSGVYWCEWREGAASSSIQLTVTGGSVILQSPVLPVMEGDDVTLSCHTKTAPSNLPAAFYKDGSLIRTEPAGHMTLHHVTSSDEGLYRCSISAHGESPSSRISVSAPPTSEAPPSTSASLQVRLVCHLVVFCPYFISTLLLVSLYQHKVSGSDVPVSPAMTPPIQAEQGLNDVYDGDRALFLNKTNSFLIE; translated from the exons TTTAACCT tcccagcagatctcagttctttgaaggagactctgtgtctctgagctgtgaggaggacaacagctctgctggatggactgtgaggaggaacacaaccagaggaaccaggacTCAGTGTGGAGATGGATGGGGGAAACCAGCTGGTTCTACCTGCACCATCAGCAGCCTCTACAAACATGACAGTGGAGTTTActggtgtgagtggagagagggagcagccagcagcagcatccagctcactgtcactg gtggatcagtgatcctgcagagtcctgtcctccctgtgatggagggagatgacgtcactctgagctgtcacacaaagaccgctccctccaacctcccagctgctttctataaagatggctccctcatcaggactgagcctgcaggtcacatgaccctccaccatgtgaccagctctgatgaaggcctctacaggtgtagcatcagcgctcatggagagtctccatccagcaggatctctgtctcag CTCCACCCACCAGTGAAGCTCCACCTTCTACCTCAGCCTCCCTCCAGGTCAGGCTGGTCTGCCACCTGGTGGTCTTCTGTCCGTACTTCATCTCCACTCTCCTCCTGGTGTCTCTATATCAGCACAAAGTCTCAG gaagtgatgtgCCAGTGTCTCCAGCAATGACTCCACCCATCCAGGCTGAGCAGGGATTGAATGATGTTTATGATGGTGACAGAGCATTATTTCTGAATAAAACTAATTCTTTTCTGATTGAATAA